The Allocatelliglobosispora scoriae genome contains a region encoding:
- the thrS gene encoding threonine--tRNA ligase — translation MIDHRKLGRELELFHTDPLIGAGLPIWLPAGAAARHEIERFIREEERLAGYQHVYSPPVAKQEMYARSGHLEKFADDMFGPMGGDDEPEPLVLRPSLCPHHAMVFRARGRSYRELPLRIAELGGMYRSERSGVLGGLTRVRAIWLNDAHIFCAEDQVAAEVAGILAMVGQAHRALGFAADGFRLSKRGDLVEGKYLGEADRWDRAEGLLRSALVDSGVAFEEAAGEGAFYGPKIDIQVRDVAGREFTLATIQVDFVQPERFDLSYTDRGGAKARPVMVHRSIVGGLERLFAHLIEVHQGAFPVWYAPVQLVAVPIGDDQREAAQRLVGDAMRRGLRAEVSADGSLGARVSEARHRRVPYVAVIGPREAEAGEVSLRLRDGRQLPAMPAAAAIGLISSIVEERSSELAPR, via the coding sequence ATGATCGATCACCGCAAGCTCGGGCGCGAGCTCGAACTCTTCCACACCGACCCGCTCATCGGCGCGGGACTGCCGATCTGGCTGCCCGCGGGCGCGGCGGCCCGGCACGAGATCGAGCGGTTCATCCGGGAGGAGGAGCGGCTCGCCGGCTATCAGCACGTCTACTCGCCGCCCGTCGCCAAGCAGGAGATGTACGCCCGCTCCGGCCACCTGGAGAAGTTCGCCGACGACATGTTCGGCCCGATGGGCGGCGACGACGAGCCGGAGCCGCTGGTCCTGCGGCCGAGCCTCTGCCCGCACCACGCGATGGTCTTCCGGGCGCGCGGGCGCTCCTATCGCGAGCTGCCGCTGCGCATCGCCGAGCTGGGCGGCATGTATCGTTCCGAGCGCTCCGGCGTCCTCGGCGGACTGACCCGGGTCCGGGCGATCTGGCTCAACGACGCGCACATCTTCTGCGCCGAGGACCAGGTCGCGGCCGAGGTGGCGGGCATCCTCGCGATGGTCGGCCAGGCGCACCGGGCGCTCGGCTTCGCCGCCGACGGGTTCCGGCTGTCCAAACGGGGTGATCTCGTCGAGGGGAAGTACCTCGGCGAGGCGGACCGGTGGGACCGCGCCGAAGGTCTGCTGCGGTCGGCGCTGGTCGACTCGGGTGTGGCCTTCGAGGAGGCGGCGGGGGAGGGCGCGTTCTACGGGCCAAAGATCGATATCCAGGTACGCGATGTCGCCGGCCGGGAGTTCACCCTCGCGACCATCCAGGTGGACTTCGTCCAGCCGGAGCGGTTCGACCTCTCCTACACCGATCGGGGCGGCGCGAAGGCCCGGCCCGTGATGGTGCACCGCAGCATAGTCGGCGGCCTGGAGCGGCTCTTCGCGCATCTGATCGAGGTGCACCAGGGCGCCTTCCCGGTCTGGTACGCACCCGTCCAGCTCGTCGCGGTCCCGATCGGCGACGACCAGCGGGAGGCGGCGCAGCGACTGGTGGGTGACGCGATGCGCCGGGGGCTGCGGGCCGAGGTGAGTGCGGACGGTTCGCTCGGTGCCCGGGTGAGCGAGGCCCGGCACCGCCGGGTGCCCTATGTGGCGGTGATCGGCCCGAGGGAGGCAGAGGCGGGCGAGGTGTCACTACGCCTGCGCGACGGCCGACAGCTGCCGGCGATGCCCGCGGCGGCGGCGATCGGGCTTATCAGTTCCATTGTGGAGGAAAGGAGTTCAGAGCTGGCGCCGCGTTAA
- a CDS encoding cellulase family glycosylhydrolase, whose amino-acid sequence MRLLPRFTKRHAIAAAAVGALTLGALAALPATNAMAAAGCSVTYTTNQWTGGFTANISIKNLGDPISSWTLGFTFPASGQQVGQGWSATYSQSGSAVTARSMDYNGALGTGASTGIGFNGTWTTSNPAPTSFTLNGTVCTGTTTPTSPSASATASPRPSSSPSPSTPPTGQTPVAANGQLHVCGVNLCNQNNKAIQLRGMSTHGLQWFANCYNDASLDALANDWKADLLRIAMYVQEQGYETNPTAFTNQVNTLVDKAQARGMYALIDFHTLTPGDPTYNLARAKTFFAAVSARNASKNNVIYEITNEPNGVSWQTIKNYAEQVIPVIRANDPDAVIIVGTRGWSSLGISDGSNSTEVINNPVNASNIMYTFHFYAASHLDNYRAEVERAAARIPLFVTEFGTVTYTGGGNVDISSSTTWLDLLDRLKISYANWTYSDASESSAAFRPGTCAGGTYAGTGVLQESGNFMRTRIRTADNF is encoded by the coding sequence ATGAGACTCCTCCCCCGCTTCACCAAGCGCCACGCGATCGCAGCCGCGGCCGTCGGCGCGCTGACCCTCGGCGCGCTGGCCGCACTCCCCGCGACCAACGCCATGGCGGCCGCCGGCTGCTCGGTCACCTACACGACCAACCAGTGGACCGGCGGGTTCACCGCCAACATCTCGATCAAGAACCTCGGCGACCCGATCAGCAGCTGGACCCTCGGCTTCACCTTCCCCGCCAGCGGCCAGCAGGTCGGCCAGGGCTGGTCGGCGACCTACAGCCAATCCGGCTCGGCGGTCACGGCGCGGAGCATGGACTACAACGGCGCCCTCGGCACCGGCGCGTCGACCGGCATCGGCTTCAACGGCACCTGGACGACGAGCAACCCGGCGCCGACCTCCTTCACCCTCAACGGCACCGTCTGCACCGGCACCACGACGCCGACCTCGCCCAGCGCCTCGGCGACGGCGTCACCGCGGCCCAGCAGCTCCCCGTCGCCGAGCACGCCGCCGACCGGACAGACGCCGGTCGCCGCCAACGGCCAGCTGCACGTCTGCGGCGTCAACCTCTGCAACCAGAACAACAAGGCGATCCAGCTGCGCGGCATGAGCACGCACGGACTGCAGTGGTTCGCGAACTGCTACAACGACGCCTCGCTGGACGCGCTCGCCAACGACTGGAAGGCCGACCTGCTGCGCATCGCCATGTACGTGCAGGAGCAGGGCTACGAGACGAACCCGACCGCCTTCACCAACCAGGTCAACACCCTCGTCGACAAGGCGCAGGCCCGCGGCATGTACGCGCTGATCGACTTCCACACGCTGACCCCGGGTGACCCGACCTACAACCTGGCGCGCGCCAAGACCTTCTTCGCCGCCGTCTCCGCCCGCAACGCCAGCAAGAACAACGTCATCTACGAGATCACCAACGAGCCCAACGGGGTGAGCTGGCAGACGATCAAGAACTACGCCGAGCAGGTCATCCCGGTGATCCGCGCCAACGACCCGGACGCGGTCATCATCGTCGGCACCCGCGGGTGGTCCTCGCTCGGCATCTCCGACGGCTCCAACTCGACCGAGGTCATCAACAACCCGGTCAACGCGAGCAACATCATGTACACGTTCCACTTCTACGCCGCATCGCACCTGGACAACTACCGGGCCGAGGTGGAGCGGGCCGCCGCCCGGATCCCGCTGTTCGTCACGGAGTTCGGCACGGTCACCTACACCGGTGGCGGCAACGTCGACATCTCGAGCAGCACCACGTGGCTCGACCTGCTGGACCGGCTGAAGATCAGCTACGCCAACTGGACCTACTCCGACGCGAGTGAGAGCAGCGCCGCGTTCCGGCCCGGCACCTGTGCCGGCGGCACGTACGCCGGGACCGGCGTCCTGCAGGAGTCGGGCAACTTCATGCGCACCCGCATCCGCACCGCCGACAACTTCTGA
- a CDS encoding M14 family zinc carboxypeptidase gives MRRHVAVVISVLALGAALVQGGPAVSSPMVVVEPLGNTVAQYKVIGPQTFADRDAVARTGAAVDFIEHGKIFVSATRSEARQIEALGFKLELIPPPVKAPDAKLYDFPSADSAYHNYTEMVAEVDKIVADHPAIASKINIGTTYEGRAIVGLKISDNVGTDEAEPEILFNANQHAREHLTVEQALYLANLFTDSYTTDSRIANIVNSREIWILPSVNPDGAEYDVATGSYRSWRKNRQPNSGSTYVGTDLNRNWGYQWGCCGGSSGSTSSETYRGPSAFSAPESQRIRDFILSRRIGGVQQIKVSVDIHTYSQLILWPYGYKTADTGTDMTVDQNNVFKTIGNAMAATNGYTPEQSSDLYIADGTIIDWEFQNQGIFAYTFELYPGESGSGGGFYPPDEQIVPQTTRNREAFLMLSEYADCVYRAIGKEVQYCNANPGTTVWSDTLETATGWTTNPNGTDTATTGAWERGDPEATTSSGTKQLGTTVSGTNDLVTGRLAGTAAGDYDLDGGTSSIRSTTVTLPSSGTLNLSYSWYLAHGSNASSADFFRVSIIHNGGTTVLHSVAGAAANRDGAWGTQTVNISAYAGQTIRILIEAADASGASLVEAGVDDVKITQQ, from the coding sequence ATGCGACGACACGTCGCCGTTGTCATCTCCGTCCTGGCCCTGGGTGCAGCCCTGGTCCAGGGCGGTCCTGCCGTCAGCAGTCCGATGGTCGTGGTGGAGCCGCTCGGCAACACCGTCGCCCAGTACAAGGTCATCGGGCCGCAGACCTTCGCCGACCGGGACGCCGTCGCGCGTACCGGCGCCGCCGTGGACTTCATCGAGCACGGCAAGATCTTCGTGAGCGCGACCCGCAGCGAAGCGAGGCAGATCGAGGCGCTCGGCTTCAAGCTCGAACTGATCCCGCCGCCCGTCAAGGCACCCGACGCGAAGCTCTACGACTTCCCGTCGGCGGACTCGGCCTACCACAACTACACCGAGATGGTCGCCGAGGTCGACAAGATCGTCGCCGACCACCCGGCCATCGCCTCGAAGATCAATATTGGCACCACCTATGAGGGCCGCGCCATCGTCGGCCTGAAGATCTCCGACAACGTCGGCACCGACGAGGCAGAGCCGGAGATCCTCTTCAACGCCAACCAGCACGCCCGCGAGCACCTCACCGTCGAGCAGGCGCTCTACCTGGCGAACCTCTTCACCGACTCCTACACCACCGACTCGCGGATCGCGAACATCGTCAACAGTCGCGAGATCTGGATCCTGCCCTCGGTCAACCCCGACGGCGCGGAATATGACGTCGCCACCGGCTCCTACCGGTCGTGGCGCAAGAACCGGCAGCCCAACTCGGGCTCGACCTATGTCGGCACCGACCTCAACCGCAACTGGGGCTACCAGTGGGGCTGCTGCGGCGGCTCCAGCGGCAGCACCTCCTCGGAGACCTACCGCGGCCCGTCGGCCTTCTCGGCACCGGAGTCGCAGCGGATCCGCGACTTCATCCTCAGCCGGCGGATCGGCGGGGTGCAGCAGATCAAGGTCAGCGTCGACATCCACACCTACTCGCAGCTCATCCTGTGGCCCTACGGTTACAAGACGGCCGACACCGGCACCGACATGACGGTGGACCAGAACAACGTCTTCAAGACCATCGGCAACGCGATGGCGGCGACGAACGGCTACACCCCGGAGCAGTCCAGCGACCTCTACATCGCCGACGGCACGATCATCGACTGGGAGTTCCAGAACCAGGGGATCTTCGCCTACACCTTCGAGCTCTACCCCGGCGAGTCCGGCAGCGGCGGCGGCTTCTACCCGCCCGACGAGCAGATCGTGCCGCAGACGACCCGCAACAGGGAAGCCTTCCTGATGCTCTCGGAGTACGCGGACTGCGTCTACCGGGCCATCGGCAAGGAGGTCCAGTACTGCAACGCCAACCCCGGCACCACGGTCTGGTCCGACACCCTGGAGACCGCGACGGGCTGGACCACCAACCCCAACGGCACCGACACGGCGACCACCGGCGCGTGGGAGCGGGGTGACCCGGAGGCGACGACCTCCTCGGGCACCAAGCAGCTCGGCACCACGGTCAGCGGGACCAACGACCTGGTCACAGGCCGTCTCGCCGGAACGGCCGCGGGCGACTACGACCTCGACGGGGGTACGAGCAGCATCCGCTCCACCACCGTCACGCTCCCTTCGTCGGGCACGCTGAACCTGTCCTACTCCTGGTACCTCGCCCACGGCAGCAACGCCTCCAGCGCCGACTTCTTCCGGGTGAGCATCATCCACAACGGCGGCACGACGGTCCTGCACTCCGTCGCCGGTGCCGCCGCCAACCGCGACGGCGCCTGGGGCACGCAGACGGTGAACATCTCCGCCTATGCCGGGCAGACGATCCGGATCCTCATCGAGGCGGCCGACGCGAGCGGCGCCAGCCTCGTCGAGGCCGGCGTCGACGACGTGAAGATCACCCAGCAGTAG
- a CDS encoding DUF2510 domain-containing protein, whose translation MENSGSASPEIICCLLFIAVIAAAIYLSNRGRNSPGRATADMSSAPARAVGIVLRPRNRQDLDEDLRSSRPEMVDIELNEVDVYPLSWGTGVEAPYVDVARANGYEVVDRSSGGRAPNYGWRGPGDRWVRLRLRQKRSSPPPAAATIAPPRPSPAVDASELTLAAGEAALFEVAPTDALERHIQDLLNCGGDMGRANAAAKQIFIATPSPRDPSDRITDQEGVDELLERPWRWLAFVCRSAHADGRDVLSARIGLLCWLWNSSLIPQDADIQMGALVEAPVAVQAFIYRTSIEALRRLPGGTVLGGDWTGQFKATDTLLRIEASLPKLVGVGESDLSTAPDHGTSLPALPRVDALAAACLSRIRSLPVSAASEYGEPITDIYGLKPAADEVRQVLLQDQALYAWVTARTMTMLESALRSGEGGWSGLLPVAMASVGFESESGLRADLRGALPANVMERVNGLHGYSTTIFIAITMPPDVAGGQGIDLYRHLFESADRNTRETAFDIIAWACVIIARLTHCGYIGAFPSDGSGVSEPTRMIDPGWYPDPHSPDPESTGRVSRQRYWDGQDWTDEARTRTGQQWRPWTAPLRRAPGL comes from the coding sequence ATGGAGAACAGCGGCAGCGCCAGTCCCGAGATCATCTGTTGCCTGCTGTTCATAGCTGTCATCGCTGCTGCCATCTACCTTTCGAATCGAGGACGCAACTCGCCCGGCCGTGCCACCGCTGATATGTCCTCGGCGCCTGCTCGGGCTGTCGGCATCGTGCTGCGCCCCAGGAATAGGCAAGACCTGGATGAGGATCTGCGATCCTCGCGGCCGGAGATGGTGGACATTGAGCTCAACGAGGTCGATGTCTATCCGCTGTCGTGGGGGACAGGGGTGGAAGCTCCCTACGTGGACGTCGCCCGAGCGAATGGCTACGAGGTGGTCGACCGCAGCAGCGGTGGGCGGGCGCCGAACTACGGATGGAGAGGCCCCGGCGACCGATGGGTACGCTTGCGGCTTCGCCAGAAGCGGTCGTCCCCACCGCCCGCCGCCGCGACTATCGCACCACCGCGGCCAAGCCCGGCCGTCGATGCCAGCGAGTTGACACTCGCCGCCGGCGAGGCGGCGCTGTTCGAGGTCGCCCCCACCGATGCCCTGGAGCGGCATATCCAGGACCTCCTGAACTGTGGAGGTGACATGGGGCGAGCCAACGCCGCCGCGAAACAGATATTCATCGCCACGCCGAGCCCCCGTGATCCATCCGATCGGATCACCGATCAGGAGGGTGTGGACGAACTCCTGGAGCGGCCGTGGCGCTGGCTCGCCTTCGTGTGCCGGTCAGCACACGCTGACGGACGAGACGTCCTCTCGGCGAGGATCGGCCTGTTGTGCTGGCTCTGGAACAGTTCGCTCATCCCGCAGGATGCCGATATCCAGATGGGTGCGCTGGTCGAGGCGCCGGTGGCGGTCCAGGCATTCATCTACCGCACCTCCATCGAGGCGCTGCGTCGGCTTCCGGGCGGAACAGTCCTCGGCGGCGACTGGACCGGACAGTTCAAGGCCACCGACACCTTGCTCCGGATCGAGGCGTCCCTGCCGAAGCTCGTCGGCGTCGGGGAGAGCGACCTCAGCACGGCACCGGATCACGGAACATCGCTACCAGCCCTGCCCCGCGTCGACGCCCTCGCCGCGGCATGCCTCAGTCGCATCAGGTCGCTGCCGGTGAGCGCGGCGTCTGAATACGGTGAACCCATCACCGACATCTACGGGCTGAAGCCGGCCGCGGACGAGGTCCGGCAGGTTCTCCTGCAGGATCAGGCGCTCTACGCGTGGGTGACGGCCCGGACGATGACGATGCTGGAGTCCGCGTTGAGGTCGGGCGAGGGCGGCTGGAGCGGCCTGCTGCCCGTCGCCATGGCATCGGTGGGATTTGAGAGCGAGAGCGGCCTGCGAGCGGATCTGCGTGGTGCTCTGCCCGCCAACGTCATGGAGCGCGTCAACGGCCTGCACGGATACAGCACCACGATCTTCATCGCGATCACCATGCCGCCCGATGTAGCCGGTGGCCAGGGCATCGACCTATACCGGCACCTTTTCGAGAGCGCGGATCGGAACACTCGCGAAACGGCATTCGACATCATCGCCTGGGCATGTGTGATCATCGCCCGCCTGACCCACTGCGGTTACATCGGCGCCTTCCCCTCGGACGGCAGCGGCGTCTCAGAGCCGACACGGATGATCGACCCCGGCTGGTACCCGGATCCTCACAGCCCTGACCCGGAATCCACCGGGCGCGTGTCCAGGCAGCGTTACTGGGACGGCCAGGACTGGACCGACGAGGCGCGGACCCGCACGGGTCAGCAGTGGCGGCCCTGGACAGCGCCCCTTCGCCGGGCCCCGGGACTGTGA
- a CDS encoding toll/interleukin-1 receptor domain-containing protein: protein MAAFVVGESVFTDESLEDYEALYTFLQVAEERGHSAPSVVVDQDGRPVTHPAYSDRMGAAHLRAGLWAFSRETTAESLGLPTGTDWVRDGAAHMMFSSGSPYRPVPHFYSQPYVQRFGDPQPHLLMPVSSAGVVAFSSDGSRLCTMEERLGHLADGTGAATFVLWEYELALGKRRMVAGFPHDARLGLVELSYSHDGAYILVCDWGGGRNLLVRVSDGLVITLPARESAMAWNPRAGAGCMVVMRTDRASGRLLIEDYDLATDRSTLRAEIAPPHGIPVEVRHLTVSVDERALVTANVGVYGTDLLARGGVHIAASVDLDTGTIEPLLPVRFQTPGAERRHTSPRWCEDITTIARSPITIADHLMESGRLQPCEPDPARIAEDSVRRWSESAEGILSAWETGRLPRTALAQDFAQYMISCNETDADSVAHLRDRLEQLGRLDPDGRRVQALIRTGHRLAFRPIPEQPPETALREAPGLNSAAVAALDLMISATTTAQILPAVRAIVSAAHRAGRVPGAAWEWLAEASAAALRRRDYELAARIALAMLLWVRNHMRADRAVTSYGLGPVDEHEATAITLNGFEACTHLSARTVLGRTAAQIFDAEDIRLLCRGALTQLPVDHHVATTKRSSTFRHGQAPPDIQQSSTITGKGLPFISYLHEDADVVATIARRLAEAGVEVWRDRSNLRAGELWRRGIARAIRDCSHFVVCFSSSYGVKHETYMDDEIRLALSELRLMNRGRGWFVPVLLDDCRIPAIRVSSEETIADLHFFDFHADPATAMRRLIETLRT, encoded by the coding sequence ATGGCAGCGTTCGTCGTGGGCGAATCGGTTTTCACCGACGAAAGCCTCGAAGACTACGAGGCGCTCTATACATTCCTCCAGGTAGCGGAGGAGCGCGGCCACAGCGCCCCGAGCGTCGTGGTTGATCAGGACGGCCGACCGGTCACCCACCCGGCCTACAGCGACCGGATGGGCGCAGCCCACCTTCGAGCGGGCCTCTGGGCGTTCAGCCGGGAGACGACGGCCGAATCCCTGGGGTTGCCGACCGGCACCGATTGGGTCCGCGACGGAGCAGCACACATGATGTTCTCCAGCGGCTCCCCTTACCGACCGGTGCCGCACTTCTACTCACAGCCCTATGTGCAGCGATTCGGCGACCCCCAGCCGCACCTGTTGATGCCGGTCAGTTCAGCGGGTGTGGTCGCGTTCAGCAGCGACGGCTCGCGGCTGTGCACGATGGAGGAGCGGCTGGGACACCTGGCCGACGGCACCGGCGCGGCCACCTTCGTACTGTGGGAGTACGAGCTCGCATTGGGCAAGCGACGGATGGTCGCGGGCTTTCCACACGACGCCCGGCTGGGGCTGGTGGAGCTCTCCTACAGCCACGACGGCGCGTACATCCTGGTGTGCGATTGGGGCGGCGGTCGCAACCTGCTGGTCCGAGTCTCCGATGGCCTTGTCATCACGTTGCCGGCCCGTGAGTCGGCGATGGCGTGGAACCCGCGGGCCGGGGCCGGCTGCATGGTGGTCATGCGCACGGACCGGGCGTCCGGCAGGCTGCTCATCGAGGACTACGACCTCGCCACGGACAGGTCGACCCTGCGAGCAGAGATCGCGCCGCCGCATGGCATCCCCGTCGAGGTACGCCACCTCACGGTGTCGGTGGACGAGCGCGCCCTGGTCACAGCAAACGTGGGCGTCTACGGAACCGATCTGCTCGCACGCGGTGGAGTGCACATCGCGGCGTCAGTAGATCTGGACACCGGAACCATCGAGCCGCTCCTTCCGGTGCGATTTCAAACCCCGGGCGCCGAACGCCGCCACACGAGCCCGCGGTGGTGCGAGGACATCACCACGATCGCCCGCAGCCCGATCACCATCGCCGATCACCTGATGGAGTCGGGCCGGCTGCAGCCGTGCGAGCCCGATCCCGCCCGGATCGCGGAGGACTCGGTGCGCCGCTGGTCGGAGTCGGCCGAGGGGATTCTGTCGGCGTGGGAGACAGGCCGCCTGCCTCGGACAGCTCTCGCCCAGGACTTCGCTCAGTACATGATCAGCTGCAACGAGACCGACGCGGACTCCGTAGCCCACCTTCGGGACCGTCTTGAGCAGCTCGGGCGCCTGGACCCCGACGGCCGCCGTGTCCAAGCCTTGATAAGAACCGGGCACCGGTTGGCGTTTCGGCCCATACCGGAGCAGCCCCCGGAGACGGCACTGCGGGAAGCGCCCGGATTGAACAGCGCGGCTGTGGCAGCGCTGGATCTGATGATCTCAGCGACGACCACCGCACAGATCCTCCCGGCGGTACGCGCGATCGTCTCCGCCGCCCATCGAGCGGGTCGGGTGCCCGGAGCGGCGTGGGAGTGGCTGGCGGAGGCGAGCGCCGCGGCGCTGAGACGGCGCGACTACGAACTCGCCGCTCGCATTGCGCTGGCCATGCTGCTCTGGGTAAGAAATCACATGAGGGCGGATCGGGCCGTCACCTCCTACGGATTGGGACCGGTCGACGAGCACGAGGCCACTGCCATCACGCTGAACGGGTTCGAAGCATGCACTCATCTCTCGGCACGGACGGTCTTGGGCCGAACAGCAGCGCAGATCTTCGATGCCGAAGACATCCGGCTACTCTGCCGCGGCGCCCTGACCCAGCTCCCGGTCGATCATCACGTCGCCACCACGAAGCGCTCGTCGACCTTTCGGCACGGCCAGGCCCCGCCGGACATCCAGCAGTCTTCCACCATCACCGGTAAGGGACTGCCGTTCATCTCCTACCTGCATGAGGACGCCGATGTCGTGGCGACCATTGCCCGGCGGTTGGCCGAAGCCGGGGTCGAGGTCTGGCGTGACCGGTCGAATCTCCGGGCGGGTGAGCTGTGGAGGCGTGGCATCGCCAGAGCGATCAGGGATTGCTCGCATTTCGTCGTCTGCTTCTCCTCGTCGTACGGGGTCAAGCACGAGACCTACATGGATGACGAGATCCGGCTTGCGCTGTCTGAGCTGCGGCTCATGAACCGAGGACGAGGCTGGTTCGTGCCTGTCCTTCTCGACGACTGCCGCATTCCCGCCATCCGGGTGAGCTCCGAGGAGACCATCGCCGATCTGCACTTCTTCGACTTCCACGCGGATCCCGCAACGGCGATGCGGCGACTGATCGAGACCCTGAGAACCTGA
- a CDS encoding arylsulfatase, giving the protein MATKKTPASEKPNILVIWGDDIGISNLSCYSDGLMGYSTPNIDRLADEGMRFTDYYGEQSCTAGRSAFITGQSVFRTGMSKVGIPGSPVGLSAEDPTIAELIKPQGYATGQFGKNHLGDRDEHLPTMHGFDEFFGNLYHLNAEEEPESANYPPAKDFPNFRKNFGPRGVLHSWALADGSQKIEDTGPLTRKRMETVDDEFTEAAIDFIKRQKQDAKPFFVWFNSTHMHFRTHPKPESIGQAGRWQSEYHDTMIDHDRSVGRLLDTLDELGLAENTIVIYGTDNGPHMNSWPDAGTTPFRSEKNTNWEGAFRTPAIVRWPGKIKPGSISNEIVSHLDWMPTFLAAAGVPDVKEKLLKGHKVGAKKFKVHLDGHNLLPYLTGQEEHSPREGFFYFSDDGDLVALRFDNWKVVFMEQRCQGTMQIWAEPFTVLRLPKIFNLRTDPYERADTTSNTYYDWLISSAYIVLAGTTLVGRFLETFVDYPPRQKAPSFSIDQAIAKMEEGFASH; this is encoded by the coding sequence GTGGCGACCAAGAAGACCCCCGCATCCGAGAAGCCGAACATCCTGGTGATCTGGGGCGACGACATCGGCATCAGCAACCTGTCCTGCTACAGCGACGGCCTGATGGGGTACAGCACCCCCAACATCGACCGGCTCGCCGACGAGGGCATGCGCTTCACCGACTACTACGGCGAGCAGAGCTGCACCGCCGGCCGGTCGGCGTTCATCACCGGCCAGAGCGTGTTCCGCACCGGCATGAGCAAGGTCGGGATCCCCGGCTCGCCCGTCGGCCTGTCCGCCGAGGACCCGACGATCGCCGAGCTGATCAAGCCGCAGGGCTACGCGACCGGCCAGTTCGGCAAGAACCACCTCGGCGACCGCGACGAGCACCTGCCCACCATGCACGGCTTCGACGAGTTCTTCGGCAACCTCTACCACCTCAACGCCGAGGAGGAGCCCGAGTCGGCGAACTACCCGCCCGCGAAGGACTTCCCGAACTTCCGCAAGAACTTCGGGCCGCGCGGCGTCCTGCACAGCTGGGCGCTCGCCGACGGCTCGCAGAAGATCGAGGACACCGGCCCGCTGACGCGCAAGCGGATGGAGACGGTGGACGACGAGTTCACCGAGGCCGCGATCGACTTCATCAAGCGGCAGAAGCAGGACGCGAAGCCGTTCTTCGTCTGGTTCAACTCCACCCACATGCACTTCCGCACCCACCCGAAGCCGGAGAGCATCGGGCAGGCCGGGCGGTGGCAGTCCGAATACCACGACACGATGATCGACCATGACCGCAGCGTCGGGCGGCTGCTCGACACCCTCGACGAGTTGGGCCTGGCCGAGAACACCATCGTCATCTACGGCACCGACAACGGGCCGCACATGAACTCCTGGCCGGACGCGGGCACCACGCCGTTCCGCAGCGAGAAGAACACCAACTGGGAGGGCGCGTTCCGCACGCCCGCGATCGTGCGCTGGCCCGGGAAGATCAAGCCCGGGTCGATCAGCAACGAGATCGTCAGCCACCTGGACTGGATGCCCACCTTCCTCGCCGCCGCCGGCGTGCCCGATGTCAAGGAGAAGCTGCTCAAGGGCCACAAGGTCGGCGCGAAGAAGTTCAAGGTGCACCTGGACGGGCACAACCTGCTGCCCTATCTGACCGGTCAGGAGGAGCACAGCCCGCGGGAGGGGTTCTTCTACTTCTCCGACGACGGCGACCTGGTGGCATTGCGCTTCGACAACTGGAAGGTCGTGTTCATGGAGCAACGCTGCCAGGGCACGATGCAGATCTGGGCCGAGCCGTTCACCGTGCTGCGGCTGCCGAAGATCTTCAACCTGCGCACGGACCCCTATGAGCGGGCCGACACCACGTCCAACACGTACTACGACTGGTTGATCAGCAGCGCGTACATCGTGCTCGCCGGGACGACCCTCGTCGGGCGGTTCCTGGAGACCTTCGTGGACTACCCGCCCCGGCAGAAGGCACCGAGCTTCAGCATCGACCAGGCGATCGCCAAGATGGAAGAGGGCTTCGCCAGCCACTGA